The stretch of DNA CCTGGATGTCTTCATCCCAGCGTCCTTCCTAATGCCTCTTCAAGGTGATGTCAGTTCCCTGTCTCACTGTTGCCGGCTCTGCCAGGAGTAGCTCTACTGTTGAGGGGACAGGACCACAAGATGTTGGGATGGGAATGAATACTCAGTAGTGGGGCTTGGTGGTTGGGGTGAGGCAGAGAAATGGGGAGGAGATGCTGGTGGCTATAACCTTTTCTACAAAAACATTGGGGAACACTGGTGTATAATATTATACAGCCTCATCCTTTTTGATGCAACATGCACCCTTGGAACCTAATAAGAGGTGTGGGGAGGATCCTGCCTGAGTTATGCTTTACTTAGGATTTGCTCTGCTAAACAATGAATCCCTGAAGAGACCTGGCATGCTTGCAGGTAGTTACAGGCTTCAAAACCAGGCTTAAGTAATCAACACTAAGCTGTTTtactgctgctcccaggctcACCTTCTCCATCATGACTGGATACACTAGATACAAAGTAGGCACTTTGAAGTGCCACtgattattttatatgtatgaATAGCGTAAATCACTGATGTAGCATAGAGAGTGTCTTGTAAGGTGCATCAGGCTAAAGGAAAAACTAAAACCCTGCTTAGCACATCTAGAAGTCCTTGGATAGAAGAGGGCTCATGACTTGCTTACACTTCTCTcagaaggagattttttttccgtTTATATGCCTCTGTGCCCCTTTTCTATATACCTGAGCATCGCTTGGTAAGTTTCTTCTACTTTAATTTTGGTGTGGTTATAGTTAACTGGTTTTCACAATGAGGATCCAGTGCCACCCTGTGGAAAATCAGTGAAAATACCAATATACGGAGTAAAATATTGGAGGAAAGAACATAGATAGGTTCTGGGGGGAAAGAGCCTCAAAGGTGATCAAGTCCCATTGGGAGTGAAAGGGGGAACCCCAGAACACTGCTGGGGTTTtggctgctgagctgtgtgttGCAGCTTTTTTTTACATGCTTGTGACAAACACTGCCTTGCTACCTGATGGAGATATCCCCTTATCAAGTACAGTGAGGACTCTGGTAcctaaaataaagaaagaaaagaggagctTGGAAAATGTGGAGTTTGAATCAGAGAAACAGCTTTCCACCATATGCATTTCTTTGTACTGTTTTGTAATCAATCTGTTCTCTCAGAAATCTTGATGTGCTAGAAGAATAGCATCATGAACAGCCCAAATTGTAAACTTCTGAGTGTTTTATTCCTCCTCTAGGAATcttggggaggaagggggtggAGAGAAGATCTTAATGTTTTATACATATGAATGTTAATTAGGAATGCCTTAATGTTTTATACATAGGCACATGTTAAGCATTTAGTTGGGAAAAAAGCTTTGCAGCTTTGAATACCTGGAAGGACTGCAATTGTAGGTGATTAGCCTGAAGTGAATACCTTGACCACATTAGAGTGAGATTTTTGTAGGCCTTTATATGTATATCTACATCTTGTAAGTGACACATGcataacaaaataaaggaaaaagtttGTGAGAAAATACATCTTTGTGTGCAGCCATTTGGGTGTGCTTTTGAGGCTTTAAAGGGAAGTGCACTGGAATTTTTGTCAGTATGGTTTTGTTCCCTGTCtaaggaaagatgaaaaacataatttcctCTATTTGGCATGTAGGGTCTTTATGCATAAAACCAAATTCACAGAGTTAGGCctgattctttcttttcaaggaaGGGAGTGTAAACAAGTTCTgacaggttttttattttttttcctcatggatGTTCATAAACAATTGTAATCAACAGCATGCTTCATACTGATTCCTACCTCCTTTGTTCAGAACTCTACCTGAGTGATGAGGAGTTAAAGAAACTTCATGACTTTGAGCAACAGtgtgtggaaaaatattttcatgaaaagaaCGAAAGCCTGAATTCCAGTGACAGTGAAAGGATCCATCTGACCACAGAAAGGTGTGTTTTGCTGAAGATTTGTGTTCTTTGTATAAATTTGTCATATAGAAAGACTTTGATAAGGTAATGCTTTTGAAATAGATTATGGGCACTGTGAACATGCATAGACCTTGCTAATTTGATGGAAATATATCTGTTTGAGGTGCATGTCAGGTCTGTCTGGGAAACCTTGCTGGCAGAACTGCATCCCTAGATGTGTGTAGGTGGTTAAAGGGGTACAGTTAAGTGTTGCTAAGTTTCACTTTTACAGACCAGTTAGCACTACAAAAACATGCCAGAGAACATCATATAATatatgtgtttgtttaaaagCTTAGCAGTGTAATAATGCTGTGATAGTATTGCTTGTGATTGAGTATAATTGCTGTTTACAGAAATAACCATAAAACCATTTTAGCATTATTTTCAATATAGTGTCTTGGTTTGCAAAATGCTAATACACAGCTGTCAGTAGGGCTTCAAAACTCTCAGTATTGGCCTAATTTAGCATTCTATTGAAATCAGTGGCAAATCTGCCACTAAATTTAAGGGGAAGAgttaaaagaagggaaaattctAAAAAGTCTTAGTGAATGCCAACACTGATCTCACCTAACAAATTTGTTTTGCCTACAGAAAGATAGGCTCTTAATCTTTGCCTGTTTATGATCTTACTTTCTGCaggttaaaacaaaacagaagcagtATAAGCATCAcctgtaaaagaaattaaataaacgGCTTTGTTCAAAAGCTACAGAATTGATTACATCAAGAAGATTTCATTTACTGGATAAATATAGAattggaaaggaatttttttctgagtgcaAAAGTGAAATACACTTCACAGGATTACATAAGATTCatgcaaaaaattaatttagataaAATGTTCTGGAATACTGATCTTTGATTTTATTCAGCAATTAGTTAATACTGTATCTTTTAGTTACTCTGTGACAAGTGGAAGAAATGACTACTGCATATTACCTGCAGCTAGTTTATCAATGGCTTAGTGATAAAGCACCAGAGAGTATCTTCAGGAAATGTGAGAATAATTATTTGGTTAAAATGATATAATTCCAGGCCAAGAAGTTCTTGCACTTTTTACTGGAGATTtgaagatgataaaaaaatagGCTTTGCTTTTTAGGAAGTTGCATTTTACCTAAAGGTAACTGATGCCATAAGATGCAGAGAATCCGCTTCCAGAGGCCAAATAGGTTCTTGGGAAGACCTCTTTCCCAGCAGTCTCtagcatttgaaaaatgtaagaatgaaaaatacatgtagGTTTGTGTAAGTCTTGTCCTCATGCTTGTGCAAGAAATGTAGAAATGCAGGATGACTAGCTGACAAGAAATATCCTTTATAGCATTTTACACTGGCAGCAATAGCTGCCTGCTGTCCATGGTTTAGTAGTTCAATGGCAATGAATGGCTATTAGTAGGAAAacaagagtttttaaaatagataCTTTTTGAGCAAAAAGTCTGTTTCCTTAGGAAACACTGGCTGTTGGCTGGGCTTTGTCAAGTATAGATATTTGACAAAAATGAAAgtcaccattaaaaaaaaaagcgccTGCTTGAAACACTGACTTTTTGAAATGCGTTAATGGCTTCCTTCATCATCTTGCAAAAGGATGTAAAGATCTATGTTTTggtattttaattatattttgtttttctacttaGAGTGGAGGAGATGTTTCTACAGCTTAAAGAGGTGCataagaagatattttttatcAAGGAATCTTTACTCTCCCTGGACAGCCAGCTAGGACACTTGCAAGACTTGTCTGCCTTGACAGTGGACATCCTGAAAGTCCTTTCTGCTGTAGACACCTTGCAGGTGGAAGAAGCCTTGCTGGTTGACACAAAACATCAAACGTGTAGGAAGCTGCCACATAGCTGGAGCAATGCACTCTGTTCTGAGACCTTGAGCAGCCTGAAGTGTTTGTACGACAAGAAATACCACTACTACAGCATGCCACCCTCCCTCTTACGGAGCGTGGTAAGGAGTCCGGGTCCATCAGAGTGCAAAGACCATGTATGGAGGTCTGAGAGTAACAAGGTGATAGAAGACTACTCTCAAAAAGTAGAGATAGGAGGTGACACATCCACTTCAGGAGTATCCTCTGAGACTAAGTCAACCCTTAGGTATGGACAGTTTTTGCTGGTGCCCCCTGACCATCAGGGAGGGTCTTTGTCTGAGGATGTCACcttaaatttctcctttttgagCACTCCTGCCAAGTACAAGGATGAAGTGGTCAGAGATGACCTGCAAAGTAGCACTGTGATGCAGCAAAATTTGCCCAGTGTCAGCCTCATtggaaaagagacagaagatTATCATTGGAGCCAGAAAGACTTTGCTGTTCATTTGCCATCAGAAAAGACTAGTGCTGTAGAGTCTGATCATCCTCTGGATCTCAAGCCACCGCTGGATATTGAAGAGAGTGCAACATCCCCCTGCAATGATGGGGAAGAAACTGAAGGTGGTTATGTGAACTGGGGGTTCTCTGAAGGTGATGAAAAAGGTGTTTTCATCTCAGATTCAAAGAAGAAAGCCATGTACATACATTCCTCCTATGACAGGGACAGTAATTGCAAGAGTAGTCCTCCCAGGCATGTCCAGTTAGTAGAATCAAAGTCCTTCTCCTACAACTCTGACTGGTCacatcacagcagcagcagcatctctcacAACATGCTGAAACGAAGCACCTCCTGGATCAACCCACTCCGGAGGGACTGGAGTTTCTGCAGAAGCAAGAGCTTACAGTCCCCTAAGAAAGAGAGATCAGGGAAAACCTGCAAGGCTATAGGCGGTAATTATAAAACATTACACCTGTACAGTATCTTTTACTGGAGAGTCCTAGACAttataaaaatctttcatttgcaCCGATAAGATATTAGCTGCAGTTGATGGTAGTAGCAGAGGTTCCAGAGTTACTGTTTCACTTTCTTTGTTGTGGGTCTGGCAGTTGTTGGGAATTTCTGAAGTGTGCCTTGTACCCAAGCTGTGATACACCTATGTGTCAGCCACCCTGATTCTCCCCTTCTCATGAGCTCTCTTTGTCTGTGGTTACACAAATGGAGTAACAGAAGGATTGTGCTCACTCTGGGAAAGTCTCTTTGCCATGGGGATGCAGTGCAAGAGTTGCAGGACCCAAAATAAATTACGCAATCCCGTAGAGATACATTAGCATTATCGTAGGTCAGATGGGCGCACGGAGAATGAAGAGGTATACACTTTTGTAGTGAGTTTAAATCCCTCCCTGTCCACCATGAAGTTTGCTTACCAAGAactaaaatacagcaaattctTGTTCTAATTATGATTAATGTGAGATGATGGATaacatttcttgttttataTCTTGTGATGGTGCACAACTGTGCAACGAACTACATGAGTATTAACTTTGGATGTCACAAGTCTTTCTCAGCTTGCCTTAGAGATCTGCCAGTTCTCAGTCTTACCTTAGTAAACGAAACTCTCTTACTTAAAGGTGGGGTTTTGGCTCTTTTCTGCAGAGTCTTTACGATCCAGTGAGCTACACCACAGTGAggcaacaaaagcaaaacagcaaaacagagacagaaagcctgggagaggaaagaagaatcAAAAACCCCTTCAGGTGCCGGTATGGGCAGATGCAAGAGAATCACATATctcaaaactgtctttttcaTTCATTAAGAGCAGTTTTTCAGTGTGATTTAATTGAAAATGtatacatttaaaatgctgCACACAAACTGGGGTATCTCGTGTGTGTGTCTagctttgcttcagttttccttttatttgaaatgtgtGGGATTTCCCTTTTGAACTTGTTGATGCTCAGGGACTTTGCTAGATAGTGTACCGGAGTGATATGGATTTTACACAAGAATAAATCAGTCCTTGCACTTCAGTTTGCAGGAGAACTTGAGGAGGCTCCATAGGATCTAGGATAGACTGAAGAAGGGGCCATATCCAGGTGGTATATAACTGTAAACAAGGAAGCTAGGCCTCATAAGATTATCTCCTCCCTACAAGAGTCCCACAGTCTTTTTTGATGGCAAATATTTTGCGTGTTGCAGAAAGCATATTGATTGTGTCATATGTATGGGGCAACTTTTTGTAACTGTATCTGTGTGTTCatatataaaaatctatttatagAGCTATAAAGAAATTCCTAGTGTCTTTGTCAACTAGAAAGAGTTATCACTGTTTAATGAGATGAATGCTGAAGACTGTTTTGTTTACAGAAGCAAATACTCAAACTTTGAGATCAAATACCTCTGAATGTATTAGGTCTTGACAttcaaatatgtttaaataGTGTGAGATCTTTCATGGGTTGTATTTACTAGGCAAATGCAACATGTCTTCTGCAACTTGTAACAAAAAATTGGAAAACCTGTTTCTTGTTTGGTAGTATGTTCAGTCATTGGCATTTCAGTGATGCTCTGAAAGGCCACACCGTAGGCTATCAGAGGAACTGCAGAGATGCTAGTTATCCTGTAAATTGAGTATTGTTTTGTCTCTGTATTGCCAGGTGATTAGAGTGGATGATTGTCCCCAGAACACTCAAGTGATCTCAGAGCCTGCAGAGATCAATGTCTGGGATGAGCAagagaaacacagcaagaaTTGGCTCACCGTGTCTAATTTCAGTCAGCTAAGTATGTGACATTTTGCAAATAGTGAAtttcagaacagtttttaaaaagagtcaGTAAATATAAATCATGAATTCAAAGTGTAATCCACCATTTTCACCTCATGGCATAATTTCCACAAAATTAGTCTTTGGTTGCAAGCACACATGGCTTGGTTATTTGCTGCATCATTGAAGAGAGATATAGGTTGGATGGAAGATCAGTTGAATCTTTCTGAGAGCACTGCCTCTCTTGCATGGAAGACAATAGAGTGCTGATCTCAGGAATAAGTGGGAAGAAGGAGGGTGGTGTCTTTGTCTCCTCTCCTGAAGTATCTTTTAAAGTGGCATCCTGGCTAGTTGCAAAAATGAACTCATGATTTTCCAGGACATTTACACTACAGGCAGTGCTGTGATACTGTATTTTCTGGCAGATCCCCTACTTGcattattcatttttcattgctCAGAAAGACATCCTCCAAATGGAAGATACGAATtttgtgttgtcttttttttttttttttaaatgaaaaggaatgACTTCCTTACTCTTTGTTTAGTAATTCTCCATCTCTTTCATTCTCAGAAGTCCTTTGTATAGTTTATCTTATCGTTCAGCTTTGCTGTGATGTAGCTCACTGGTTTCATCCCGAGAGGTGCTGGGAGAAGTATTGGGGAATGGTGTGACTCAGTACCTCATGATCTGAGGAGGGCTGCACTCCTCCCAAATCTGCTGACAAAGAATGGAAATAGTCTGTTTTATCCCTCTGAAATTCTGttattgtttttataaaatatggGTTTGCTGGGACAATATGGTATATACATGTTCACTTTATAGCACTGCATAGGTATTTAGTTTATAATGATAGAGCTGTTCATTACACTCTAGAAATAGCTCACGTGCTCTTTCGGCTAGGTCTGGAACGTCTCAGTTTCACgcaccagaaaatgaaaaatcaagaCATCGGTAGGCATACCATACCATTCTGTGATTACCTGGGGCATTCTCGAGAGGTAAGACCTACAATTACACATCCTAGCCCATAATTTTGGCTGAGATGAGCCTAGGGTAGCTCTACGGTTGTCCCCAGATTTGCCACTACAGGTTCTTTGTCGTGACATACCTCTTTGAGAGATGAGGAACTTTGTTGTCTGCTGGCTCAGTCTATGTGTGCAAGTAAATGAATAATTTAACATCTATTAACACTCTACTAAGATTATAAAAGTAAGATATTAAATTATTGAGTCACAGAGTTGTTCTGAATATGAAGTTAGTCAGAAATGACATGTGTGTTGATGTTTCATTAGGCAACGCCTGAGCACACAGCTTAGTCTTGAACCTGTGGGCAGAATGGCTCAGAAGCAAATTTTGGAAAGTTAGCTACATAGTGTTCACTCTATCACATAGAGATAGTTATTTCTTGCAAAACAGTAGTTAAATATTGATAAGAATTGCAAAGTGTAGATTTCTTAACTACTGGcttattaaaaaacattttgtgatttaacagaattaattttcagcTCCTTAATCTAAAGGTCCTCAACCTGTGGAAACCAATGTGATGGAGCTAGACCAATTGTATTTCACAagtataaaaggaaataaagaataagttaagaaaaggaaatgtgaaagtatcctttccttttcattttcaacagTACAAAAGTACCCTTCCTTGTCTGTTTTACTTCTGGCATGATTATTAAAATGGTGATCTTTCAAAGTGTAgcttatttttcactgtaaatgttattatttgccttttctgttagggttttttttttaacaataaagaTAAACCAGATAATTTCAGATATGCCAGTGTTGTAGAATTTGAATCCCAAATACCAGGAAAGAGAGCTTGAATGCCAGTTTTAAAAATGGTGGggttttctatgaaaaaattaagagaaagagagaaatagaaataaatttactgATTTTGTATTCTGTAAGACCCGAGCTTGGAGTATAAATCCATAAATCTTTGAAATGTTGAACACAAGATCagacaagcaaaataaaagtaaagtCAGGAAAACTGTGTGAAGGAACCAAGTCATCTGGTGCTTCAAAACTCATATGAAGATATTCTTGGGTAAAACTCAAGagtaggatttttaaaattctcaaaaaaatccAATGATTAATAGCAGTATTGGAGTTATGCTGAAACCAGTCGCTTTCAGAACATTGACTTCAGATTATTTATTCTTCCAAGATATAGTCTTCAATACCCACTGAATTATTATGCCTCTCTGTAAGTCCCCTCTGGACTATGAAAGTTTATATTTATCACTGAGATGTAATAAAATTGCTGCATCCAATTGTTCCACTTGGAGtatgatatattttaaagaaatctctCTTTCCTGAAGTGGTACTTCTCAGATTTATCCACTGCATACTAGTAGTTTAGGAATCCCTACTGGTAGGTAGCAGGGAGCAAAGCAAGGGTGTGTGTAGGaaggtttttaaaagatttttgcaACTGCAGATCAAGCTTTGAGGTcaaaataagagagaaataaaaaaaagttaagtttCAGATTAAATTAGAAGCTGAATTTTACTTGATTTATCTTTAAACTTAGCTGTCTCCAAACATTTTTTGGACGGGCCTTTTTCGTTTGAGAATTGAAATCTGCCTGGCTActactcagaagaaaaattctatttctgACTAGCACATTAGGAGGACCTAGCTGAcccattttttcctaatattgcTGGAAGTTTAAAAGACTActtcagtatttctttaaacaaaagacCTGTAAAATATGTGATCTAAATATcactggaaagctgctcagtgTGTCACCTTCTTCTGCTATAGAGGTTTAGagtgaattttgttttcaacaaTTGTAAAGCCTATCCCTAAACTGGAATTTTCCAACATAAAGTTAGTTCTCTGATACTGTCCATTTTAGAGCATCTTTAACAAGCTTTGTGAGTGTATTGAGATATGGGTGGGTACCTGAGTATTTCAAATGTATGGAGGCAACACGGAACACTGCAATGTGAGGTAATTAGTTTCATTTTAGTGTAGGTTTGGCAATACTGTGATTCACCTCCCTGTTGGTGTCATTATTTATGTTAACAATAAGCATATCAGTAACTGTTTTTAAGACTGTAGCTTTTTGAGCTGTGCAGTGTGCATATTATAGCCATGTGCATATTTTACCAGTaaaagtatttctcttttttagggTTTGAGTAATAGAGTATTtggaaatatgaagaaaagtaATCTGAACAGGAACTCCTCGTATGTATTATTAGCGTATTAAGATACCCTTCacatgttttcagaaagagatATCTAATACTGTCTGCAGATTTccacttcagttttgtttctgataCTTCAGATGAGAAACTTATGTGAAATGAAGAGTTAAGGCAATTCAGTTTTTTAAGATGCCTTGTTACTGGAGATAAAGGAGATACGTTTAAACAAAGTGTATGATATTGGGTGGAATACACACCCATTC from Chiroxiphia lanceolata isolate bChiLan1 chromosome Z, bChiLan1.pri, whole genome shotgun sequence encodes:
- the TRPM6 gene encoding transient receptor potential cation channel subfamily M member 6, with the protein product MVNLLIAFFNNVYFDLKSISNKLWKYNRYRYIMTYHEKPWLPPPFILLSHIGLLINRIFRHQPPNELDQEEGDVGLKLYLSDEELKKLHDFEQQCVEKYFHEKNESLNSSDSERIHLTTERVEEMFLQLKEVHKKIFFIKESLLSLDSQLGHLQDLSALTVDILKVLSAVDTLQVEEALLVDTKHQTCRKLPHSWSNALCSETLSSLKCLYDKKYHYYSMPPSLLRSVVRSPGPSECKDHVWRSESNKVIEDYSQKVEIGGDTSTSGVSSETKSTLRYGQFLLVPPDHQGGSLSEDVTLNFSFLSTPAKYKDEVVRDDLQSSTVMQQNLPSVSLIGKETEDYHWSQKDFAVHLPSEKTSAVESDHPLDLKPPLDIEESATSPCNDGEETEGGYVNWGFSEGDEKGVFISDSKKKAMYIHSSYDRDSNCKSSPPRHVQLVESKSFSYNSDWSHHSSSSISHNMLKRSTSWINPLRRDWSFCRSKSLQSPKKERSGKTCKAIGESLRSSELHHSEATKAKQQNRDRKPGRGKKNQKPLQVPVIRVDDCPQNTQVISEPAEINVWDEQEKHSKNWLTVSNFSQLSLERLSFTHQKMKNQDIGRHTIPFCDYLGHSREGLSNRVFGNMKKSNLNRNSSLRASEETDNIFACLKTSQDLHHHYSAVERNNLMRLAQTIPFTPVQLFAGEEVTVYQLEESSPMNLDKSMSSWSQRGMAAMIQVLSREEMDGGLRRAMKVICTWSENDVLKLGQVFIVKSFLPEVVQTWQKIFHDGTVLHLCLREIQQQRAAQKLIYTFNQVKPHSIPYTPRFLEVFLIYRHSVNQWLTIEKYMTGEFRKYNNNNGDEITPSSLLEELMLAFSHWTYVYTCGELLVLDLQGVGENLTDPSVIKPEDKKSGKMVFGPANLGEGAIRNFIAKHHCNSCCRRLKLPDLRRSAYTLEMDSPAFETEMETSTRGADNADETLEYDTRL